One region of Fragaria vesca subsp. vesca linkage group LG4, FraVesHawaii_1.0, whole genome shotgun sequence genomic DNA includes:
- the LOC101299464 gene encoding monothiol glutaredoxin-S2-like, whose protein sequence is MEVVTKLASERPVVIFSKSSCCMSYTIKTLFCDFGVNPAVHELDEMQRGKEIEQALLRLRCSPSVPAVFIGGEFVGGANEVMSLHLKRSLIPMLKRVGALWV, encoded by the coding sequence ATGGAGGTGGTGACAAAGTTGGCTTCCGAGAGACCTGTGGTGATCTTTAGCAAGAGCTCATGCTGCATGTCCTACACCATCAAGACCTTGTTTTGTGATTTTGGGGTCAACCCAGCAGTGCATGAGCTTGATGAGATGCAAAGAGGGAAAGAAATAGAGCAAGCTCTGTTGAGGCTCCGGTGCAGCCCATCTGTTCCGGCTGTGTTCATTGGTGGTGAATTTGTTGGCGGAGCCAATGAAGTCATGAGTCTTCATCTTAAACGCTCCTTAATCCCCATGCTTAAGCGCGTTGGCGCATTATGGGTTTGA